A stretch of Microbulbifer bruguierae DNA encodes these proteins:
- a CDS encoding glutathione S-transferase family protein, which produces MKLYTVPHSPYGARVCAQIKLKNLPVEVLPPPEPLRSEGFLKRFALGKVPILELDDGRYLGESWAILEYLEEIGGEIPSLIPKDALARGKMRELARYADLHLAPNALFPLFKSVLAGEAVTASTLDALHTELAKGERLIAARGSLAERALDLGDIALAPSVLYLFLLLEGLGKKEILADFPAFSGWWEGMDRIPEIRETLQGVSTAFRAFAGSRATA; this is translated from the coding sequence GTGAAGTTATACACCGTTCCCCATTCCCCTTACGGCGCACGTGTCTGTGCGCAGATCAAACTGAAAAACCTACCGGTGGAGGTGCTTCCTCCACCTGAGCCATTGCGTAGCGAAGGCTTTCTGAAACGCTTTGCGCTCGGCAAAGTACCGATACTTGAATTAGATGACGGACGTTATCTGGGAGAGAGCTGGGCGATTCTCGAATACCTTGAGGAGATCGGGGGCGAGATCCCGTCCCTGATACCGAAGGACGCGCTGGCCCGGGGCAAGATGCGTGAACTCGCTCGTTATGCGGATCTCCACCTGGCTCCCAATGCATTGTTTCCGCTGTTTAAATCGGTTTTGGCTGGGGAGGCGGTAACAGCGTCCACTTTGGATGCCTTGCATACCGAGCTGGCTAAAGGAGAAAGACTGATTGCGGCACGAGGCTCTTTGGCGGAACGGGCGCTGGATCTCGGCGATATCGCACTTGCCCCCAGTGTGCTTTATCTATTTCTGTTATTGGAAGGGCTGGGAAAGAAAGAAATCCTGGCGGATTTCCCCGCGTTTTCCGGCTGGTGGGAGGGCATGGATAGGATTCCCGAGATACGGGAAACCCTGCAGGGCGTGAGTACAGCGTTTCGTGCTTTTGCCGGTTCCAGGGCAACCGCTTGA
- a CDS encoding isocitrate lyase/PEP mutase family protein, translating into MTGNAITRPLSEPNLANLLGAGNVLQAPGIYDGLSARLVEQAGFEAAFISGACISFSRFGRPDMGLVSASEVAETVAVIRERTALPLIVDMDTGFGNALNVQRTVRTFERAGASALQMEDQLMPKRCGHMSGKQVISTREMEGKIRAALDARKSDQTLIIARTDALGVNGLEDAMERAERYLQAGADALFVEAPQTLAQMQEIGRRFGDRIPLVHNLVEGGNSPVESAGDLAPLKYRIALYPASLLHLFLPAAQRLLRDLKAHGHVGEHRQRMVDLSAINDLLGAEELLNAGKIYQYE; encoded by the coding sequence ATGACCGGCAACGCCATTACCCGCCCCTTGTCCGAACCAAACCTGGCAAATTTACTGGGGGCTGGTAACGTTCTCCAGGCACCAGGCATTTACGATGGCCTGAGTGCTCGGCTAGTCGAGCAGGCGGGCTTCGAGGCGGCATTTATATCTGGGGCCTGTATCTCCTTTTCGCGATTTGGTCGCCCGGACATGGGGCTTGTCAGCGCTTCCGAAGTGGCAGAAACCGTTGCCGTCATCCGCGAGCGCACGGCCCTGCCCCTGATCGTGGATATGGATACCGGCTTTGGCAATGCGCTGAATGTACAACGTACCGTGCGTACCTTCGAGCGTGCAGGTGCGTCGGCTCTGCAAATGGAAGACCAACTGATGCCGAAGCGCTGCGGCCACATGAGTGGCAAGCAAGTCATCAGCACACGGGAAATGGAAGGTAAAATTCGCGCGGCTCTGGATGCACGCAAAAGTGACCAGACACTGATCATCGCCCGCACCGATGCGCTGGGTGTCAATGGCCTTGAAGACGCGATGGAGCGAGCCGAACGATATCTGCAAGCGGGCGCAGATGCACTGTTTGTGGAGGCACCGCAGACGCTGGCGCAAATGCAGGAAATTGGCCGGCGCTTCGGTGATCGTATCCCCCTGGTGCATAACCTGGTGGAAGGTGGCAATTCTCCGGTAGAGAGTGCCGGAGATCTCGCCCCCCTGAAGTACCGGATCGCACTCTATCCCGCGTCCCTACTCCACCTCTTCCTGCCGGCGGCACAGCGGCTGCTCCGGGATCTGAAAGCCCATGGTCACGTGGGCGAACATCGCCAGCGCATGGTAGACCTCTCTGCAATCAACGACCTGCTGGGCGCGGAAGAGTTGCTCAATGCCGGCAAAATTTATCAATACGAATAA
- a CDS encoding MFS transporter has protein sequence MDHSPRLLGVTLSDAIRPRHFVVYLIAVFVSSGYAGALAILQPGLLAVMAIDQQAQAVLTGYLGALQELVFILLLGTFGTLSDRIGRRPVYMFGLLVTGLGFVLYPHATNIAQLALFRLVIAIGSAAMIGMMVTVVADYAAEQSRGHANGLQGLTATLGAFIPPLLAILPKVFAGQGFDELTAQKLTFASAGALGVAASVLVALGLAPKLTAATQRTAKASGNLFADMLAGLRAARDPQTALSYGAAFISRGDLAVTGAFISLWLIQYGTQQLGMSPSEAMFTLAVPRTLAVVVGALVGSILMGQIADRISRVAAVALASGLAAVVYGGVFMINDPTADWVMILLWAMGIAEISAFVSSQALVGQQAPAAQRGAVIGFFGVAGAVGILVGTSGGGLLFAHVSPSAPFVLFGLLNGVVCLWSLVLLRKPAMDGATPEGA, from the coding sequence ATGGATCACTCCCCTCGCCTGCTCGGGGTCACCCTGAGCGATGCCATCCGTCCACGCCATTTCGTGGTGTACCTGATCGCGGTGTTTGTTTCTTCCGGCTACGCGGGGGCACTGGCGATTTTGCAGCCAGGCCTGCTCGCGGTGATGGCCATTGACCAGCAGGCCCAGGCGGTTCTGACAGGCTACCTCGGCGCCCTGCAGGAGCTGGTGTTCATTCTACTTCTCGGCACCTTCGGCACACTGTCAGATCGTATCGGACGGCGTCCTGTATATATGTTCGGTCTATTGGTTACAGGCCTCGGCTTTGTGCTCTACCCCCACGCCACGAACATCGCTCAGCTGGCATTGTTTCGTCTGGTGATCGCCATCGGCAGCGCCGCCATGATCGGAATGATGGTCACGGTGGTGGCCGACTACGCTGCAGAGCAGTCCCGCGGTCACGCTAATGGCCTGCAGGGCCTCACCGCTACCCTTGGTGCATTTATTCCGCCATTACTTGCCATACTGCCAAAAGTCTTTGCCGGACAGGGCTTCGACGAGCTTACCGCGCAGAAACTGACTTTCGCCAGCGCTGGCGCCCTGGGCGTGGCCGCTTCAGTATTGGTCGCCCTGGGCCTGGCTCCAAAGTTAACCGCCGCAACTCAGCGTACAGCAAAAGCCTCAGGGAACCTGTTTGCCGATATGCTCGCCGGGCTGCGCGCCGCCCGGGACCCGCAAACCGCGCTGTCTTACGGAGCGGCATTTATTTCTCGCGGCGATCTGGCGGTGACCGGGGCTTTTATTTCACTCTGGCTGATCCAGTACGGTACACAGCAATTGGGAATGTCGCCCAGTGAAGCCATGTTTACGTTGGCGGTTCCGCGCACCCTCGCAGTAGTGGTCGGTGCGCTGGTAGGCTCAATCCTAATGGGGCAGATAGCCGACCGAATCAGTCGCGTCGCCGCTGTCGCCCTTGCTTCCGGACTCGCCGCCGTTGTCTACGGTGGTGTCTTTATGATCAATGACCCGACCGCAGACTGGGTAATGATCTTGCTCTGGGCAATGGGTATTGCCGAGATCAGCGCGTTCGTAAGCAGCCAGGCACTAGTAGGACAGCAGGCACCCGCAGCACAGCGCGGCGCGGTGATCGGGTTCTTTGGTGTCGCCGGGGCGGTGGGAATACTTGTGGGAACGTCTGGCGGCGGACTGCTGTTTGCCCATGTTTCGCCCAGCGCCCCTTTCGTACTGTTTGGCTTGCTGAATGGCGTAGTCTGTCTGTGGAGCCTTGTTCTGTTGCGTAAACCCGCAATGGATGGCGCCACTCCAGAGGGGGCATGA
- a CDS encoding SDR family NAD(P)-dependent oxidoreductase, which yields MANVVITGSSKGIGFGLGKAFLAAGHHVLFSGSRENSTQAARERLQQQLPQHVANARFFPCNTSDHPQVQALWDYALQEFSQVDIWINNAGLARTGWKILDIPESEIHSMVQTNLIGTLNASRVAAAGMLDQGEGKIFNMLGGGSDGEYFPGMGIYGTTKRGLDYFTRALAKELQGTGVLVGRIRPGMVITEAVVREARDNPERFNQSRRLMNNLVDQVDTVVPYLMQRILATSKSGEKIAWLSGGKIALRMLTGLFRKRPDQFLQHGL from the coding sequence ATGGCCAACGTCGTAATTACCGGCAGTAGCAAAGGGATTGGCTTTGGCCTCGGCAAGGCGTTCCTCGCCGCTGGCCATCACGTGTTATTCAGTGGCAGCCGCGAAAATTCCACTCAGGCTGCAAGGGAAAGGCTACAGCAGCAACTGCCGCAGCATGTCGCCAATGCGCGGTTTTTCCCGTGCAACACCTCAGATCACCCTCAGGTACAGGCACTCTGGGATTACGCATTACAGGAATTTTCACAGGTTGATATCTGGATAAACAACGCCGGGCTCGCACGCACCGGATGGAAAATCCTTGACATCCCGGAGTCGGAAATTCACAGCATGGTTCAAACCAATCTGATCGGCACACTGAACGCGAGCCGTGTAGCGGCCGCAGGCATGCTGGATCAAGGTGAGGGAAAAATTTTCAATATGCTGGGCGGCGGATCCGATGGAGAGTACTTTCCCGGCATGGGCATTTACGGCACGACCAAACGCGGCCTGGATTACTTTACCCGTGCGCTGGCAAAAGAGTTACAGGGTACTGGCGTTCTGGTCGGCAGGATTCGTCCCGGGATGGTGATTACCGAGGCTGTCGTCCGCGAAGCGCGGGACAACCCTGAGCGATTCAATCAGTCTCGTCGCCTGATGAACAACCTGGTCGACCAAGTGGACACCGTCGTCCCCTACCTGATGCAACGTATCCTTGCGACCAGCAAGAGTGGAGAAAAAATAGCCTGGCTGAGTGGAGGAAAAATAGCCCTGCGCATGCTCACCGGGCTATTTCGCAAGCGCCCAGACCAGTTTCTGCAGCACGGCCTGTAA
- a CDS encoding TonB-dependent receptor has product MYKYNKHVLAAAIAIASSPVTVSAQEINESIQSIEEVVVTARRRSESLQKVPISISPVTSEQIKQRAYTGLEDIAASTSGFTYEGFSTSGTNGNAVIRGMAQTFTTARTQNVAFFLNGIHLQSQSMMNFGLVDMERVEVVKGPQSAMYGRNAFAGAVNYITSPATETFEANVETTLGDNERQDIKVSVSGPIIGDVLLGKLNIARTEYDGHTENDHPYADVDAPGPSTTGNVGGWDDQTVSATLELRPNEKLNFKLDYYRSEIERESQPYYVMTGLNNVAWGFSMYGDMNCNSVTRATNFGQSITGNSWWCGEVPTMPSSAAVNYGAGLGIPADTGHNAITIDPRSYGAVAETEVLSFKTSLEISDNASFEYLFGMTSNDSKTNGGSADRDPLAGVTAPWGVQVITPPFGAPIVIPQFAYVNSFSGRPISELESDSHELRLNFSGDSWEGAVGFFYSNISDESHEITLFMPLCSPFNAGVDYGISAEEACNLPADGSVPSPLAGASDQTSQRLAAWHGAQAAHTEYDDSIVAVFTELAYNLSEDFTLRGEMRYTEEDKSIVRLTDGNGIAPGGFAPSDIVIPEDQANFYYFTPRLTAEYRLNSDQFLYASAAMGVKSGGFNNTSDQNYLTYDEEQNWTYEVGSKNWLLDGALQLNAALYLIDWEDIQGSQAPQSGGLGDTTLVANIGDAESLGFEVDGRWLLGDHWSTDFALSWSDPTYDDDVTFEEGALYINYQCDESIETAPSTPTMCGNSDVGGNQLARTSEWQGSVGINYQTELFGDWSLRARLDSNYQSKQYITPLNLAYAGGRTITNANISLSSADHWRINLWGKNILDEEYVGGVFVLSQFSKMIVATGMGPSYGATISYDF; this is encoded by the coding sequence ATGTATAAATACAATAAACACGTTTTGGCGGCCGCAATCGCCATTGCGAGCTCGCCGGTCACGGTCAGCGCGCAGGAAATTAACGAATCCATTCAATCCATTGAAGAGGTGGTGGTTACTGCGCGACGTCGCAGCGAGAGTTTGCAGAAGGTGCCCATCTCTATTTCACCGGTCACCAGCGAGCAAATCAAGCAGCGAGCCTATACCGGGCTCGAGGATATTGCCGCATCTACCTCAGGGTTTACCTATGAGGGCTTTTCCACCAGTGGTACTAACGGCAACGCGGTAATTCGCGGAATGGCCCAGACCTTTACCACTGCGCGCACCCAGAACGTGGCGTTTTTCCTGAATGGTATTCACCTGCAAAGCCAGAGCATGATGAACTTCGGCCTGGTGGATATGGAACGGGTTGAAGTGGTCAAGGGGCCGCAGAGCGCAATGTACGGGCGCAATGCGTTTGCGGGTGCGGTGAACTATATCACCAGCCCCGCCACTGAGACTTTCGAGGCCAATGTCGAGACTACTCTCGGCGACAATGAGCGTCAGGATATTAAAGTCAGCGTGAGCGGCCCGATTATCGGCGATGTACTTCTGGGCAAACTTAATATTGCCCGCACCGAGTACGATGGTCATACCGAGAATGATCACCCCTATGCGGATGTGGATGCGCCCGGTCCCAGTACGACTGGCAATGTGGGTGGCTGGGATGATCAGACTGTATCGGCCACACTGGAATTGCGTCCCAATGAAAAACTCAATTTCAAACTCGACTATTACCGTTCCGAAATCGAGCGAGAGTCGCAACCCTATTATGTGATGACAGGTCTCAACAACGTGGCCTGGGGGTTTAGCATGTATGGTGACATGAACTGTAATTCGGTCACTCGCGCTACCAATTTCGGACAAAGCATTACAGGCAACAGCTGGTGGTGCGGCGAAGTGCCTACCATGCCGAGCAGTGCAGCTGTGAATTACGGAGCGGGACTTGGTATCCCTGCTGATACCGGGCACAACGCCATTACCATCGATCCGCGTTCCTACGGTGCGGTGGCGGAAACGGAAGTATTGAGCTTCAAGACCAGTCTGGAAATCAGTGACAACGCCAGTTTCGAATACCTGTTTGGTATGACGAGCAATGACTCCAAGACCAATGGTGGTTCCGCAGATCGCGACCCGCTTGCCGGGGTTACCGCTCCGTGGGGAGTACAGGTTATCACTCCGCCCTTCGGCGCCCCGATAGTGATCCCTCAGTTCGCGTATGTGAACAGTTTCAGTGGACGCCCAATTTCCGAGCTCGAAAGTGATTCCCACGAACTGCGCCTGAACTTCTCCGGTGATTCATGGGAGGGTGCCGTCGGCTTCTTTTACAGTAACATCAGTGACGAAAGCCACGAGATAACGTTGTTTATGCCGCTGTGTTCTCCGTTTAATGCGGGGGTGGACTACGGTATTTCGGCCGAAGAGGCCTGTAACCTGCCGGCGGACGGCAGCGTGCCTTCGCCGCTGGCTGGTGCCTCTGACCAGACCTCACAGCGGTTGGCGGCCTGGCATGGAGCCCAAGCGGCGCATACCGAGTATGACGACAGCATCGTTGCAGTATTCACCGAGTTGGCTTACAACCTGAGCGAGGATTTTACCTTGCGCGGTGAGATGCGCTACACCGAGGAAGACAAGTCCATTGTGCGCCTTACAGACGGTAACGGTATTGCACCGGGTGGATTTGCGCCATCCGATATTGTCATCCCGGAAGACCAGGCGAACTTCTATTACTTCACCCCGCGCCTCACTGCAGAGTACCGCCTCAATAGCGACCAGTTCCTGTATGCCTCGGCGGCCATGGGTGTGAAGTCCGGCGGCTTTAACAATACCTCCGACCAGAACTACCTCACATACGATGAGGAGCAGAACTGGACTTATGAGGTTGGGAGTAAGAACTGGCTGCTGGACGGTGCATTGCAACTGAACGCGGCGCTCTACCTGATTGACTGGGAAGATATTCAGGGTTCCCAGGCACCCCAGAGTGGCGGGCTTGGAGACACCACCCTGGTTGCCAATATCGGTGATGCAGAGTCGCTCGGGTTTGAGGTCGATGGCCGCTGGCTGCTGGGGGATCACTGGAGTACAGACTTTGCACTGTCCTGGTCGGACCCGACCTATGACGATGACGTGACCTTTGAAGAGGGTGCGCTGTATATCAATTACCAGTGTGATGAGTCCATTGAGACCGCTCCCTCGACTCCCACGATGTGCGGAAACTCGGACGTAGGTGGAAACCAGCTGGCGCGTACCAGTGAGTGGCAGGGCTCGGTAGGCATCAATTACCAGACTGAGTTGTTTGGTGATTGGTCGCTGCGGGCGCGTCTGGATAGCAACTACCAGTCCAAACAGTATATAACGCCGTTGAACCTGGCCTATGCCGGAGGCAGGACGATCACCAACGCGAATATTTCTCTGTCCTCTGCCGATCACTGGCGTATTAACCTGTGGGGCAAGAATATTCTGGATGAGGAATATGTGGGTGGGGTATTTGTGTTGAGTCAGTTCAGTAAAATGATTGTTGCCACTGGTATGGGGCCATCCTACGGCGCCACGATCAGTTACGACTTCTAA
- a CDS encoding aromatic ring-hydroxylating dioxygenase subunit alpha, giving the protein MLTNLWYVAEWSKTVKDKPVKAKLLGQNFVLYRDKTGKVHCLSDVCIHRGGSLSNGWTTERNCVACPYHGWEFDAEGKVQFIPSRGEGAPIPERARIDAYPTEERYGMIWVFLGDLPESERYPIPEFPEYDDKANWRPVSLEFTWKGTVDRVVENGIDIAHTAFVHPGFGYREMADKNKILEVERGDYWGRSSNVLYPPQLQGNFGLLKFFRKDKAATHVTPSFYLPGHCVRLQIKVNSWMEMIIFDANTPVDENTTRSFAVQVRNFFKSPIFDKGSIKRTSKVFQEDADIVEALSPNYLPETLEHEVSVEQDKFMSAWRMIRRKHIEMGWKIDTRAMKAFEGEKVFTIPSPARRTNPHLKWALETVPLVEGNSASAAEVGTQGGIPQVESA; this is encoded by the coding sequence ATGCTGACCAATCTCTGGTATGTGGCCGAATGGTCAAAAACAGTAAAAGACAAGCCAGTTAAGGCCAAATTGCTCGGGCAGAATTTCGTTCTTTACCGGGACAAGACGGGAAAAGTGCACTGTCTTAGTGATGTGTGTATCCACCGTGGTGGATCCCTGTCCAATGGTTGGACCACCGAGCGCAACTGTGTCGCCTGCCCGTACCACGGCTGGGAATTCGATGCGGAGGGCAAGGTGCAGTTTATTCCTTCCCGTGGAGAGGGCGCGCCGATTCCCGAGCGCGCACGAATCGATGCCTATCCCACGGAAGAACGCTACGGCATGATCTGGGTGTTCCTCGGGGATCTGCCTGAGTCCGAGCGCTACCCCATACCCGAGTTCCCGGAATATGACGACAAGGCGAACTGGCGGCCGGTATCTCTGGAGTTTACCTGGAAGGGCACCGTAGACCGTGTGGTGGAAAATGGGATTGATATCGCCCATACCGCCTTTGTGCACCCCGGGTTTGGTTATCGGGAAATGGCGGACAAGAACAAAATCCTCGAAGTCGAACGTGGGGACTATTGGGGGCGCTCTTCCAACGTCCTGTATCCGCCCCAATTACAGGGCAATTTCGGGCTTTTGAAGTTTTTCCGCAAGGACAAGGCGGCCACCCACGTCACGCCGTCGTTCTACCTGCCTGGTCACTGTGTGCGCCTGCAGATCAAGGTGAACTCCTGGATGGAAATGATTATCTTCGATGCCAACACTCCGGTAGACGAAAATACCACGCGCTCGTTCGCGGTACAGGTGCGCAACTTCTTCAAGTCCCCCATATTCGACAAGGGGTCGATCAAGCGCACCAGTAAAGTATTCCAGGAGGATGCGGATATTGTTGAAGCGCTTTCACCCAACTACCTTCCCGAGACCCTGGAGCATGAGGTGTCCGTGGAGCAGGATAAATTTATGAGTGCCTGGCGCATGATCCGGCGCAAGCATATTGAAATGGGTTGGAAGATAGACACCCGAGCGATGAAGGCATTCGAGGGGGAAAAGGTTTTCACGATTCCTTCCCCTGCACGCAGAACCAATCCGCATCTGAAGTGGGCACTTGAAACCGTGCCGCTCGTAGAGGGCAATTCTGCCAGTGCAGCTGAAGTGGGTACTCAGGGGGGAATCCCTCAGGTGGAGTCCGCCTGA
- a CDS encoding NAD-dependent epimerase/dehydratase family protein: MTILILGMGHVGKALAQKLKSDGHRVVGTTTTAAKVEPLSAIVDEVFVLRGSETEKVAKAAADCDQIVVTVAPDVKNTRTVEERHAHYREVLVESCHSAALTGKPTVFLSSFSVYGDGGDGTTPITEESPTANHEEPSSRYYQQAEQEILSAGNGCVLRFPDMYGAPGDLSFPERVKLAHTYFGGKTLFGADALLYAIHFEDVVEAVYHGINNKLRGIFNVCDDQRIPATNKEVFDAICAAEGLSMLEYLNQIKAPQRKISAEKLYRTGYCVKHSDPNKHYLSQPA; this comes from the coding sequence ATGACGATCCTGATTCTGGGGATGGGCCATGTAGGCAAGGCGCTGGCACAAAAACTCAAAAGTGACGGCCATCGGGTGGTTGGTACCACCACGACGGCGGCAAAAGTAGAGCCTCTGTCTGCGATCGTCGACGAGGTTTTTGTGTTGCGTGGCAGTGAAACCGAAAAAGTGGCGAAAGCAGCCGCTGACTGCGACCAGATAGTGGTGACCGTAGCACCGGATGTAAAAAATACGCGTACCGTTGAGGAGCGTCACGCGCACTATCGGGAAGTACTGGTAGAGAGCTGCCACAGCGCTGCACTCACCGGAAAGCCTACCGTGTTCCTGTCCTCTTTTTCGGTCTACGGCGACGGTGGCGACGGCACTACACCAATTACCGAGGAAAGTCCCACCGCCAACCATGAGGAACCCTCTTCACGCTACTACCAACAAGCGGAACAGGAGATCCTCTCTGCCGGCAACGGCTGTGTACTGCGTTTTCCCGACATGTATGGCGCCCCCGGTGACCTGAGTTTTCCCGAGCGGGTCAAGCTCGCCCATACCTACTTCGGTGGCAAAACGCTATTTGGCGCCGATGCCCTGCTCTATGCGATTCACTTCGAAGATGTGGTGGAAGCGGTGTACCACGGGATCAACAACAAGTTGCGCGGCATTTTCAATGTATGCGATGACCAGCGCATCCCGGCTACCAATAAAGAAGTATTCGATGCGATCTGCGCCGCAGAAGGCCTTTCAATGCTCGAATACCTGAACCAGATCAAAGCGCCGCAACGAAAAATTTCTGCGGAAAAGCTCTACCGCACCGGCTACTGCGTAAAGCATTCAGATCCAAACAAACACTATCTCTCGCAGCCGGCATAA
- a CDS encoding TrmH family RNA methyltransferase, giving the protein MNIKEEKSNLRKRADKVKGLRCKNLIVVLENPMNIMNIGSAIRNANALGAEKIYVVDSRKVLPESWEQMRDRRSLLKVSASAIKWSFVKTFPSTESCLAYLEKHKFVSVVTSPHTKGQRNVVLHQGRYTHKRLAVWFGSEAQGISDLAVENSDFCINIPMCGIIESMNLGTTTGVVLYEVTRQRREFVSRRKSAG; this is encoded by the coding sequence GTGAACATCAAGGAAGAAAAGAGCAATCTGCGCAAAAGGGCGGATAAAGTGAAAGGGCTCCGCTGCAAAAACCTCATTGTCGTGCTGGAAAACCCGATGAACATCATGAATATCGGCTCAGCAATCCGTAACGCCAATGCGCTGGGGGCGGAAAAAATCTACGTGGTGGATAGTCGAAAGGTACTGCCGGAAAGCTGGGAGCAGATGCGAGATCGACGAAGCCTGCTGAAGGTGTCTGCCTCGGCGATAAAGTGGAGTTTTGTAAAAACCTTTCCCAGTACCGAGTCGTGCCTGGCGTATCTTGAAAAGCACAAGTTCGTCTCTGTAGTGACTTCTCCACACACCAAAGGGCAGCGGAATGTAGTGTTGCATCAAGGGCGATATACGCACAAAAGGCTCGCGGTGTGGTTCGGCAGTGAGGCGCAGGGAATCAGTGATCTGGCGGTGGAGAATAGTGATTTTTGTATCAATATTCCTATGTGCGGAATCATAGAAAGCATGAATCTTGGCACAACCACCGGCGTAGTGCTGTATGAGGTGACTCGCCAGCGCCGAGAGTTTGTCAGCCGCAGAAAGTCTGCAGGTTAA
- a CDS encoding aldehyde dehydrogenase family protein has product MHRDPVTSSDMNNATYSGQPLPELQNYIDGNFSTPAQDKQLTLTDANTGQPLQVRRSSDREQIQSALEAADQLHAQGSFEEMSGVERAELLERVADELAGDDYADIISRADSLTSGAIIRTTRKMAKLLPLVFRGAAAYLRAGHLDKLVPGPCGDVEYLRRPWGPALLIAPWNGPTAIGSHKVASALAAGAPCILKPSEFTPHSAIMMARAIHKAGLPKGAFQLTLGDRTIAGQMVEDPRIKAVSFTGGLSGGRAIARACADDFVPTQLELGGNNQLVVFEDADLDKAATGIAYGLTNLNGQWCRALGRLLVHESVKERLLDKVLSILATIRLGHSLDEESDMGPLVHKGQYDQIQRDLERLTSCGGRLLSATPLPQLPGYFIAPTLVDDCNATDTREEVFGPVAAVHTFKDDSEALVLANGTDLGLAGYVYSENTERAFAFARRMRTGGVKINGYSLLSIGEGTPRSAWGLSGLGEEGHAQSIEFFTGARVIGISPQDLLGGK; this is encoded by the coding sequence ATGCACCGCGACCCTGTTACCTCAAGCGACATGAACAACGCAACCTATTCCGGGCAACCGCTGCCAGAACTGCAAAACTATATCGACGGCAACTTCTCGACACCGGCACAGGACAAGCAGCTGACGCTCACCGATGCCAACACCGGCCAACCCCTGCAAGTACGTCGCAGCTCCGACCGCGAGCAGATCCAAAGTGCCCTCGAAGCTGCGGACCAACTTCACGCCCAGGGAAGCTTTGAAGAAATGTCAGGGGTGGAACGCGCCGAGCTGTTGGAGCGTGTCGCGGATGAGTTGGCAGGCGATGACTATGCCGATATCATCAGCCGCGCCGACAGCCTGACTTCCGGTGCCATCATTCGCACCACCCGTAAAATGGCCAAACTTCTGCCGCTGGTTTTCCGCGGCGCCGCCGCCTACCTGCGCGCTGGCCATCTGGACAAATTGGTGCCCGGTCCCTGTGGTGACGTGGAATATCTACGACGCCCCTGGGGACCGGCACTACTCATCGCACCGTGGAATGGTCCCACAGCCATCGGTTCCCACAAGGTCGCCAGCGCACTCGCCGCCGGCGCACCCTGTATCCTCAAGCCCTCAGAGTTTACCCCCCACTCCGCGATCATGATGGCCCGCGCCATCCACAAGGCCGGCTTGCCAAAGGGCGCCTTCCAACTGACCCTCGGCGATCGGACTATCGCCGGACAGATGGTCGAAGATCCGCGAATCAAGGCAGTCTCTTTTACCGGGGGGCTCTCCGGTGGCCGCGCCATTGCGCGCGCCTGTGCCGACGATTTTGTGCCCACGCAACTGGAACTTGGCGGCAACAATCAACTGGTGGTGTTTGAGGATGCCGACCTGGACAAAGCGGCCACCGGTATTGCCTATGGCCTCACTAACCTCAATGGCCAATGGTGCCGCGCACTGGGGCGACTTCTGGTGCATGAATCCGTCAAGGAGCGCCTGCTCGACAAGGTACTGTCCATTCTCGCGACCATCAGGCTCGGTCACTCACTGGATGAAGAAAGTGATATGGGCCCGCTGGTACACAAGGGTCAATACGACCAGATACAGCGCGATCTCGAGCGACTCACATCCTGTGGCGGTCGACTGTTGAGCGCCACCCCACTTCCACAGCTTCCGGGTTATTTCATTGCGCCGACACTGGTGGATGACTGCAACGCAACTGACACCCGCGAGGAAGTATTTGGCCCCGTGGCAGCAGTGCATACCTTTAAAGATGATAGCGAAGCGCTGGTACTGGCAAACGGCACCGACCTCGGTCTGGCCGGCTATGTGTACAGTGAAAATACCGAACGCGCGTTTGCTTTCGCCCGCCGCATGCGCACTGGAGGAGTAAAGATCAATGGCTACAGCCTGTTAAGTATTGGTGAAGGTACTCCTCGCAGCGCCTGGGGACTATCCGGTCTCGGGGAAGAAGGCCACGCCCAGTCCATCGAATTCTTTACCGGTGCCCGGGTGATCGGTATTTCGCCACAGGATCTTCTCGGCGGAAAATAA